In one window of Nicotiana tabacum cultivar K326 chromosome 12, ASM71507v2, whole genome shotgun sequence DNA:
- the LOC107813787 gene encoding ureide permease 1 isoform X2, which translates to MYLVESKAGAIACMLFSLLLLGTWPALLTLLERRGRLPQHTYLDYTITNLLAATFIAFTAGEIGRSTMDKPNFFTPLSQENWPSVLFAIAGGLVLSLGNLSTQYAWAYVGLSVTEVITASITVVIGTTLNYYLDEKINKAEILFPGVGCFLIAVCLGSAVHASNAADNKAKLDYFENDSKNGVGTKGVTDSKQTNTNTNTVDMNDLENGAAFGEKAKAGTALFLIEVENKRAMKVFGKSTYIGLAITFFAGACLSLFSPAFNLATNDQWHVLNDGVPHLSVYTAFFYFSVSSSLIATILNFTFLYRPVLNAPKSTLKSYVNDWDGRGWALLAGLLSGFGNGLQFMGGQAAGYAAADAVQALPLVSTFWGVILFGEYRRSSGRTYTLLAGMLLMFIAAVAILMASAGHRKLNR; encoded by the exons ATGTATTTGGTGGAGAGTAAAGCAGGGGCAATAGCTTGTATGCTATTTTCTCTGTTATTATTGGGAACATGGCCTGCTCTGCTTACTTTGCTTGAAAGAAGGGGTCGTCTTCCTCAACATACTTATCTTGATTATACTATCACCAATCTTTTGGCTGCTactttcattgcttttactgctGGTGAGATTGGAAGGAGCACAATGGACAAACCAAATTTTTTCACTCCACTTTCTCAG GAGAATTGGCCGAGTGTTCTGTTTGCAATTGCTGGAGGACTGGTCCTCAGTCTGGGGAACCTTTCAACTCAATATGCTTGGGCTTATGTTGGTTTGTCAGTCACTGAGGTTATCACTGCAAGCATTACGGTCGTTATAG GAACGACCTTGAATTACTACCTTGACGAAAAAATTAACAAAGCTGAGATTCTTTTTCCTGGCGTTGGATGCTTCTTGATTGCTGTTTGTCTAGGCTCTGCTGTTCATGCATCCAACGCAGCTGATAACAAAGCAAAACTTGATTATTTTGAAAATGACTCTAAGAATGGGGTTGG GACAAAAGGTGTAACTGACTCTAAACAAACAAATACAAACACAAACACAG TTGATATGAATGACTTGGAGAATGGAGCTGCTTTTGGGGAGAAGGCGAAAGCTGGGACTGCACTTTTCCTTATAGAAGTTGAGAACAAAAGGGCAATGAAG GTTTTTGGGAAGAGTACTTACATTGGTTTGGCCATTACCTTCTTTGCTGGAGCTTGCCTTTCTCTGTTCTCCCCGGCATTTAACCTAGCAACAAATGATCAGTGGCATGTTCTAAATGATGGGGTTCCACACTTGAGTGTGTATACAGCATTTTTCTACTTTTCAGTTTCTAGCTCTTTGATTGCCACGATTCTGAACTTCACCTTCTTGTACCGCCCTGTATTAAATGCCCCCAAATCGACGCTGAAGTCTTATGTAAACGATTGGGATGGCCGGGGTTGGGCTCTTTTGGCGGGACTTTTGAGTGGATTTGGAAATGGCCTCCAATTTATGGGAGGTCAAGCAGCTGGATATGCAGCTGCAGATGCTGTTCAG GCACTGCCTCTTGTGAGCACATTTTGGGGGGTAATATTGTTTGGAGAGTACCGAAGATCATCAGGAAGAACGTATACGCTTCTTGCAGGAATGTTGCTCATGTTTATAGCAGCTGTTGCAATTCTCATGGCATCAGCAGGACATCGCAAATTGAATAGATAA
- the LOC107813787 gene encoding ureide permease 1 isoform X1, translating to MDQDFWSIHKLIEFSPERVFLKMYLVESKAGAIACMLFSLLLLGTWPALLTLLERRGRLPQHTYLDYTITNLLAATFIAFTAGEIGRSTMDKPNFFTPLSQENWPSVLFAIAGGLVLSLGNLSTQYAWAYVGLSVTEVITASITVVIGTTLNYYLDEKINKAEILFPGVGCFLIAVCLGSAVHASNAADNKAKLDYFENDSKNGVGTKGVTDSKQTNTNTNTVDMNDLENGAAFGEKAKAGTALFLIEVENKRAMKVFGKSTYIGLAITFFAGACLSLFSPAFNLATNDQWHVLNDGVPHLSVYTAFFYFSVSSSLIATILNFTFLYRPVLNAPKSTLKSYVNDWDGRGWALLAGLLSGFGNGLQFMGGQAAGYAAADAVQALPLVSTFWGVILFGEYRRSSGRTYTLLAGMLLMFIAAVAILMASAGHRKLNR from the exons ATGGACCAG GATTTTTGGAGCATTCATAAGTTGATTGAATTTTCACCTGAAAGGGTATTTTTGAAGATGTATTTGGTGGAGAGTAAAGCAGGGGCAATAGCTTGTATGCTATTTTCTCTGTTATTATTGGGAACATGGCCTGCTCTGCTTACTTTGCTTGAAAGAAGGGGTCGTCTTCCTCAACATACTTATCTTGATTATACTATCACCAATCTTTTGGCTGCTactttcattgcttttactgctGGTGAGATTGGAAGGAGCACAATGGACAAACCAAATTTTTTCACTCCACTTTCTCAG GAGAATTGGCCGAGTGTTCTGTTTGCAATTGCTGGAGGACTGGTCCTCAGTCTGGGGAACCTTTCAACTCAATATGCTTGGGCTTATGTTGGTTTGTCAGTCACTGAGGTTATCACTGCAAGCATTACGGTCGTTATAG GAACGACCTTGAATTACTACCTTGACGAAAAAATTAACAAAGCTGAGATTCTTTTTCCTGGCGTTGGATGCTTCTTGATTGCTGTTTGTCTAGGCTCTGCTGTTCATGCATCCAACGCAGCTGATAACAAAGCAAAACTTGATTATTTTGAAAATGACTCTAAGAATGGGGTTGG GACAAAAGGTGTAACTGACTCTAAACAAACAAATACAAACACAAACACAG TTGATATGAATGACTTGGAGAATGGAGCTGCTTTTGGGGAGAAGGCGAAAGCTGGGACTGCACTTTTCCTTATAGAAGTTGAGAACAAAAGGGCAATGAAG GTTTTTGGGAAGAGTACTTACATTGGTTTGGCCATTACCTTCTTTGCTGGAGCTTGCCTTTCTCTGTTCTCCCCGGCATTTAACCTAGCAACAAATGATCAGTGGCATGTTCTAAATGATGGGGTTCCACACTTGAGTGTGTATACAGCATTTTTCTACTTTTCAGTTTCTAGCTCTTTGATTGCCACGATTCTGAACTTCACCTTCTTGTACCGCCCTGTATTAAATGCCCCCAAATCGACGCTGAAGTCTTATGTAAACGATTGGGATGGCCGGGGTTGGGCTCTTTTGGCGGGACTTTTGAGTGGATTTGGAAATGGCCTCCAATTTATGGGAGGTCAAGCAGCTGGATATGCAGCTGCAGATGCTGTTCAG GCACTGCCTCTTGTGAGCACATTTTGGGGGGTAATATTGTTTGGAGAGTACCGAAGATCATCAGGAAGAACGTATACGCTTCTTGCAGGAATGTTGCTCATGTTTATAGCAGCTGTTGCAATTCTCATGGCATCAGCAGGACATCGCAAATTGAATAGATAA